The Oscillospiraceae bacterium genome contains a region encoding:
- a CDS encoding GntR family transcriptional regulator — MAPLSHPVSTIRTQVYDIIKQNICDGVYTPGQRLQETELAASLHVSRSPIREALRQLASDGLVEEFPNRGVFVKEFTAHDIQEVFDVRVLLESYAILHSPAHMTPARMEELMGYLDQLEHYHQQDQLEDYIRVDAQLHQAIIRLGGNRVVEQMYERVHSLIQQFRIYSLTSKQRFDESVVEHRTVVHCLLTGNVEEADRVNQAHLTLARDKIGDYLNSQAGRTAAP, encoded by the coding sequence ATGGCCCCACTCTCTCATCCTGTGTCCACCATTCGGACCCAGGTATACGACATCATCAAGCAGAATATCTGCGACGGGGTATATACCCCGGGCCAGCGCCTGCAGGAAACCGAGCTTGCCGCCTCGCTGCATGTGAGCCGCAGCCCCATCCGCGAGGCCCTGCGCCAGCTTGCCAGCGACGGCCTGGTGGAGGAATTCCCCAATCGGGGGGTCTTCGTAAAGGAGTTCACCGCCCACGATATCCAGGAGGTGTTCGATGTGCGCGTGCTGCTGGAAAGCTATGCCATCCTGCACTCGCCCGCCCACATGACCCCAGCCCGCATGGAAGAGCTCATGGGCTATCTGGATCAGCTGGAGCACTACCACCAGCAGGACCAGCTGGAGGATTATATCCGGGTGGATGCCCAGCTGCACCAGGCCATCATCCGCCTGGGGGGCAACCGTGTGGTGGAACAGATGTACGAGCGGGTGCACTCGCTCATCCAGCAGTTCCGCATCTATTCCCTCACCTCCAAACAGCGGTTCGACGAGTCGGTGGTGGAGCACCGCACCGTGGTGCACTGCCTGCTCACCGGCAACGTGGAGGAAGCCGACCGGGTGAACCAGGCCCACCTGACCCTTGCGCGGGACAAGATCGGCGATTATTTAAACAGCCAGGCCGGCCGTACCGCCGCGCCGTGA